CGCTTGTTCATGCTGCAGACCCGTAACGCCAAGCGCACCGCCCTGGCCTACGTGAAGATCGCGCACGACATGGTCAAGGAAGGCTTGATGAGCCCCGAGCGCGCCGTGGAATCCGGCGATCCGGAAGCCCTCAACCAGCTCCTCCAGCCAATTTTTGACACCGCCGCCTTCAAGGCCGCCCAGACCAACGGCGCCCTCATGACCGTCGGCCTGCCCGCTGGTCCTGGCGCCGCTTCCGGCGTGCTCGTCTTCTCGGCTGTCAAGGCCGAAGAAGTCGCCGCCACCGGCAAGAACGTGGTGCTGGCTCGCATCGAGACCTCTCCGGAAGACCTCCGCGGCATGATCGCCTCGCAGGGCATTCTCACCGCTCGCGGCGGCGTGTCCTCCCACGCGGCCCTCGTGGCTCGCCAGATGGGCAAGGTTTGCGTGGCTGGCGCCGGCGAAGTCGAAATCGACTACGAGAAGGGCACCCTCACGGTTGGCTCCAAGACCCTGAAGGAAGGCGAATCCATCTCGATCAACGGATCGACTGGTGAAGTGTTCTCAGGTCTCATCAAGACCTCGCCCTCCGAGCTCTTGCAGGTCCTGGTCACCAAGACCTTGGATCCCAAGAACTCCAAGCTGTTCCAGTACTACGACTTCGTCATGAAGCTGTCCGACAAGTACCGCAAGCTCGGCATCCGCACCAACGCCGACCAGCCCGACCAGGCCACCGTCGCCGTGTCGTTCGGCGCCGAGGGCGTGGGCCTTTGCCGCACCGAACACATGTTCTTCGACGGAGACCGCATCGACTCGGTCCGCGAAATGATCCTGTTCGCCGAAGAGCACGCCAAGTACAAGGAACTGGTTTCCGAAGCCACCGACGAAGACCGCATCAAGGCCTTGGCCGTGGAATACAAGGACGCCATCGCGCACTTCACCGGCGCGTTGGAGAAGCTTCTGCCCATCCAGCAGAAGGACTTCGAAGGCCTGTTCGAAGCCATGGCCGGCAAGCCGGTCACGGTGCGCTACCTCGATCCGCCCCTGCACGAATTCCTCCCGGCCTCCAAGGAGCAGAAGCTCGACCTCGCCAAGAAGCTGGGCGTGTCGCTGGAACGCATCGAAGCTCTGGGCCACTCGTTGCACGAATCCAACCCCATGCTCGGCCATCGCGGCTGCCGCCTGGGAATCGTGTACCCCGAGATCTCCGAGATGCAGTCCCGCGCCATCTTCCGCGCAGCCCTGGCTGTCGCGAAGAAGACCGGCAAGAAGGTCGTTCCGGAAATCATGATTCCTCTGGTCGGTTTCGACAAGGAACTGGAGCTCCAGTTGGCCATCGTGCATCGCGTGGCTGCCGAAGAGTTCAAGGCCGCAAAGACCAAGCTCAGCTACATGGTCGGCACCATGATCGAAATCCCGCGCGCCGCTCTGACCGCGTCGGAAATCGCCAAGCACGCGCAGTTCTTCTCGTTCGGTACCAACGACCTCACCCAGACCACTCTGGGCATGAGCCGTGACGACTCGGGCAAGTTCCTGCCGTTCTACAACAAGATCGAAATCACGAAGGCCAACCCCTTCGCGACCATCGACCAGGCTGGCGTTGGCCGTCTGATGAAGCTGGCCATCGAGGGCGGTCGCGAGACCCGTCCCGAGATCAAGCTGGGCATCTGCGGCGAACACGGCGGCGAGCCCTCCTCTGTCAAATTCTGCCACGACATCGGCTTGGCCTACGTGTCCTGCTCGCCTTACCGCGTGCCGGTCGCTCGCCTCGCCGCTGGCCAGGCTGGACTGGCCGAGCAGAAGAAGGCCAAGGCCGCCGCTGCCGCCGTGAAGGCGCCGGTTGCGAAGAAGGCTCCTGCGAAGGCTGCCAAGCCTGCTGCCAAGAAGGTCGCCGCCAAGGCTCCTGCCAAGGCCGTCAAGGTCGTTGCGAAGCCCGCTGCCAAGAAGGTTGCCGCCAAGGCACCCGTCAAGGCCGCCCCGGCGAAGAAGGCAGCCCCCAAGGCCAAGCCCGTCGCCAAGAAGGCCGTGAAGAAGGCTGGCAAGAAGAAATAAACCCGAAGGGACGCAAAATTTTGCGTCCCTATCTGTGGTTGATTCGATGGGCCCCGTCCGGCATCTGCCGGGCGGGGCTTTTTGATTCCCATTGGTGGATGGGCAACCGGATGTAATTTTCGGGACAGATCATTCCCCACCCACCAACACCCCGGAAAAAATCCGACCATGTTCAAGCAGAAATTGACATCGCGTGCGCTCTTGCTTGCTTCCTGTTTCATAGCTGGTCTCGGCGCGACGTCCTGCCAGCTGTCCCGGACGATCACATCCCCCACCCCGGAGGATCCCGCGACCCCGCCAGTGTTCGGTTCCATCAACAGCCCCGGCATGGTAACCACCTACGGCACATACCAGACTCAAGCAAATCGCCTGATTACCCAATCGTCGCCCCGGGACTCCGTGAGCAAATCCAGCTACTGCCAGTACTCGCAATCTGGCAAAGCGGATAGCCTAGTCACGTACGAGTATCCGATCCGCGCAAACGACACACTCGTGTGGTCGTTCCGAAGCGACAGCCTGATCCTGAGCTGGTGGGGCGACACATCCTATACCGCTGGGGATTCCGTTCCATATATCAGGGAACAGATCTATTTGAGAACATCGGGAACAAGCCAGACCTTGAACGGAACCTACAGGGAAGTTCGACTGCGCCAACGACTGCTCCAGCCTCTTCCTCCTGGATCTGCCGATAGCGCTATGCTCGCACGCATGGACACCTTGTTTACCAAAACGTACCAGAAACTCCAGGAGAATTTACTGTCGTTTCAGGATGGGAAACTGACCGCAACCGCTCGTGCTCTCGCTACCTGGGCTGATTTTGAAGTCATGAAATGGAACGGCGATTTTCCTTTGAGTTATCAGGTCGACTCCACCCGCTACGATATCACCATCAAGAAGATCGACGGCAACACCGTGACGGAAACTGGCCGCAAAACCGGCGAAGTGGTGACACGTCGGTTGGTCCGTGTCGAACCAGGCGCCCTGATCTGGGGAGACGAGAGCTTTTCCAGCTCGGACACGTCCCACCACAGTGGAACAAAGCACACCGCCCCGACCTCTTGCCCAGATGGGGTGGATTGGTTCTGGAAATTCCGAGACGAGAACCGGAAGTCCCCCCTCAATGCTCGGCAATCCAGCGCGTCATCCCGTAAGGATTCCCGGATGGAATCGTCGTGGGATCCACGTGCACTCTTCGGCACGATGCAGATTCCTACCCCACGGTAGGAATCTGCTCCTGGCAAGACGGATCCCAGCCCCGTCCGGCAGATGCCGGGCGGGGCTTTTTCATTTGCCGTTTCCACATGGCAACGCCTTGGTTGCTACGCTTTGGCAGGGTCGCCCGATCCATCGATCCTTGCCGTTTCGTCAAAGGAGGCCCGAAGATGCTCGCTGGGAAACACGGATTGAAGATCCTGTCGGTCGCGTGCACGGCAATCGCCCTGTGGGGCGCATCGTCCTGCCAGCTTTCCCGGACCATCACCTCCTCGGAACCCCAGGATTCCACAGATAAGGGAGATTCGCTCAAGGGACCGATTTTCCAACGGGTAGTGGACAAGCAGAAGGAAACCATCCACGGCACCTACGAGGTTACGGGGAATCGGCTGGTCGCCCAATTTCTGCCCCGCGACTCCGTGGTGGAAAGTCGCTATTGCCTGTATTCCTCCACGGGAAAGCGCGACAGCCTGTTCACCAGCCACGACACCCTCATCGCCTTCGACAGCCTCGCCTGGTCCTTCCGCCAAGACAGCTTGGTGCTGAGTCTCTGGCAGGACACGTCGTACACAAACCTCGATTCGATCCCCTACCTCACCGAGTGGATCTATTCACGGGTTTCCGGCATCAACCAATCCACTCTCGATGGCACCTTCCGGATGGTGGGAATGCGAGATCGGCCGCTTCGCCCATTGCCGGCGGGATCAGGAGACAGCCTCTCCATCTTGCAGGTATGGAATCAAACCAAGCTCCAATTTTCCCAACTCCAGGAGATCCTGGTGACCTTCCAGGACGGCCGGATCTCCTCCTCCAATCGATCGATCCCTTCGTGGGCCGATCTGATCCTTCTGCAGTGGACCGGTGGACTGCCGGGTGCGACGGCGGAATCGACCTGGTACGAAATCGACATGCGAAAGCTCGACGACACCACGGTGACAGAAACCGGCCGCAAGACCAGGGAAATCGTGACCCGCAAGCAGGTTCGGCCCGAGCCCAGCTTGCTCTATCTGAGCGACGTGAGCTTTTCCAGCTCCGACACCTCCCACCACGGCGGGGTGAGCCATTTCAATCCCGCCACCTGCCCGGATGGCGTGGAGTGGTTCTCCGATTTCCGCAGAGCCAACCGGAAGTCGTACACCCTGGCACGAGAATCCCGGATGGCCAATCCCGCCGTCCTCCCATCCTCGATCCGGATGCCCGCACTGGGTCGGCTGACCATGCCCCGTCCCCTATTGTAGAGCCCCTATTGTAGAGACGCCCCGGCGGGGCGTCTCTACAATAGGTGCTCTACAAGGGCAGGGCGTCCCTTCAAAGGGGGCATTGCCATGAGAACCGAATTTGGTTAGAATTCGGTCATGATCCTCCACGCCAGCGAAGACATCGCGCCGATCTCCCAGGTGAAAGCCCAGTTCGCCGAAATGTTGGATCGGTCGCGGGAAAACCATCGGCCCACCATCGTGACACAAAATGGCAGGGCCACCGGTGTCCTCATGTCCATCGAGGATTGGGAATCCCAACAGCGCAAGATCCAATTGCTCAAGCTGTTGGCGGAAGGCGAGGAGTCCATCCGCACGGGTGGCATCCTCTCGCTGGCCGAGATCCGCAATCGTCTGGGAAACAAGGCCGATGCCCCATAGGGTGGTGTTTTCGCCCAAGGCATGGGAAGACCTTTCGGCGATTCTGGAATATCTGCAAACCCAGAGTCCTGCCGCCGCATCGCGCTTTGCCCGGGAGATACCGGTCGCATTGGAGCGCCTGGAATCCTTCCCGGAATCAGGCCGGATCATCCCGGAATTCCTGGACGAAGGCATCCGTAGATGGCGCGAGATCCTCTTTGAGAACCTGCGCATTCTGTATCGCATCGATGGATCCGAAATCGTCGTCGTGCGGGTGGTGGATGCCCGGATGCTGTTGAATTTCCAGATCGATTGACCACTAGTTAGGACATTCCATGCCGACCGTCTTCGTGTTCTTCGCCGTTTCAGGCCTGGCGGGCCTCATCTACGAATCCATCTGGGCGAGCTACCTCAAGCTCCTGGTGGGCCACGCCACTTATGGACAAGTTCTGTCCATGTGCGTGTTCATGGGTGGCCTGGCCCTGGGCAGCCACATCTCCGGCAAGATGGTGGACCGGCTGCGCCGCCCCTGGCTCGCCTACGGGATCGTCGAACTTTGCGTCGGGCTCGGCGCCTTGCTGTACCATCCGATCTTCGAGCTGGCCTCCGGTTGGCTCTGGGGTTCCGGGGTGCTGGAAGGCCAAGGCGAAACCTTGGCGCGCACGATCGTGGCCTCGGTGGGAATCCTGCTGACCATGCCGCTGGCCGTGCTTTTGGGGGCCACCTTCCCCCTGGTGGCGGCAGGACTGCTGCGCCGCATCCCCGACCAAGGACACCAAGGCCTGGGCGGACTGTACTTCGCCAACTCCCTGGGTGGAGCCATGGGCTGCCTCTTGAATTCCTTCGTGCTCGTGCCGCGCCTGGGCCTGCAGGGCGGCCTGCAATTTGCCGCCGTTCTGAATTTCACCATCGCCGCGTATTTCCTGCTGCTCTCCCCCCGCGATCCTGGTCCCGTCTCGATCGAACCCGCTCCCACCACCAAGCGGGAAACCGGCCCTGGACTTGGGATCGTCGCCACCGTGGCCTTCTTCACGGGGTTCTCGTCTTTCCTCTACGAAATCGGCTGGATCCGCATGCTCGCCCTCCAACTGGGTTCGAGCACGCACAGCTTCGATATCATGTTGGCGGCCTTCCTGTCCGGACTGGCTTTGGGTGGTTGGTGGATCCGCAAGCGTTTGGACCGCCCCGAGCCCCGCCGACGCCTGGCCGTGATGCAGTTGGCCATGGCCGCCTGCGCGGCCTCTTCGCTCTTGGGCTACCAGGTGTTCTTCCTGGCGCGCAACGAGATGAACCTGGTTCTACGCGCCACGGAGGAGGCATTCCCGTTCGCGCAATTGTTCAAGTTCGCCAGCGCCTTTCTGATGATGGGCCCTGCGGCGTTCTTCGCCGGAACCACCCTGCCGCTTTTGACGTCCTGGCACATCCGGGAGACTGGACGCGAAGAAGGGCTGGGGAAGGTCTGGGCCTGGAACACCTTGGGAAGCCTGCTGGGGGCCTTGGGCGGAAGCCTGGTCTTGATGCCGCTGGTGGGCCTGAAATGGGTGTTGGTGATCGGGGCGGTGTTGGATGCGGGACTCGGGCTCTGGCTCCTGCGAGGGTCCCAACGAAGGATCAAGGAGGCCGTGGCGGTGTTCGCGGCGGCGGCGATTCTTTTGGGCGCCGCATGGATTCCGCTCAAATCGGACGTGATGACCCGCGGAAGCTTCCGCGCCCACATCGGGCAGCGACGCATCCTGGAGCCGCAGGTCGTGCACCGGATGGATGGATCGGCCATGACGGTTTCTGTCCACCTTCGCCCCAACGGCTACGCCATCCTGCGCAACAACGGCAAACCCGACGCCTCGCTTTCGCTGGTGGGCAAACCCGGAGCGGGCGACAACCTCACGCAGGGCACCCTGGCCTGGACCCCCATGTCCACCCGAAAGCGTCCTTACCGCGCCGTGCTGATCGGCCTGGGTTCCGGCATGACCGCCCATTATCTGCTGGGAGATCCGTATCTGGTGAGTCTGGATGTCGTGGAGATCGAGCCCGCCGTGTTCACGATGTCGCGGTATTTCGAGGCCCGCAACGGGCGGATCTTCACCGATCCGCGCATGCGTTTTTGGGCGGAGGATGCCCGCACGTTCTTCGCGACCCACGGCGGCACCTGGGACCTGGTGGTGTCGGAACCCTCCAACCCCTGGGTGTCCGGCGTCTCCAGCTTGTTCACCAAGGAATTCTACCGCGACCTCAAACGCCATCTCGCCCCGGACGGAGCGCTCGCCCAGTGGCTGCAGAGCTACGAATTCCGGGACGAACTGTTCCTGTCCATCCTTTCGGCGATGCGCACGAGTTTCCCCAAGGTCGCCCTCCACCCGATTCCGGGCACCTCCGCCGACATCCTGCTTCTGGCCGGCGACCACCTCCCCGTCCCCGATTCGACCCGGCTTTCGGTGGGCACGCCGTTTTCCGACCTCTCGGCCGAAAACCTCACTCCAGGCGAGGTCGCGAGCGCTCCCGCGGTCACGCCCCGCATGATCGATCTGCTGGTGAAGGACGTGGTGGCAAATTCCGACTACCAACCCATCGTGGACGCCCAAGCCGAGGACGCCTTCTACCAGAAGAGCCGCGTGACGCTCCCTGGATTGCTGGCTCCACGTCGCGCCGGCTGGTTCCTGGCCATGGATCCGGTCGGCTGGGATACGCTCAACGGATGGTGGGACGAACGATGGTACCGTATGACGGATTCCGTCAACCGGGGGGTCTTCCGCGCCGTGGCCCGTGCCCACGCCCAGAGCGGAGAACCGGTGACCTCCCGAGAGCTGCGGATGCTGGATTCGCTGGTGCCCTTTCCCGCCTGGGCCGCATGGTCGCTGCGCGAAACCGCCATCTCCGACCTGGAAGCCGCCGTGTGGAACTCGCTCGACCTGCCGGAAAACGACCGCCTGCGCATGTCGTTGCGATTCTCCCTGCTCGCGGGCAACCATGATTCGGCCGAGGCCATCGCGCGCCGGATGATCCCCGCCGTGAGAGCCGACACGCGACTCTTCCCGGAAGTCTTTTCCGTGCTGTGGCGCGCCGGCGACCGTCCCGCCTTTTCCGCGATGCTCGCCGACACCGCCTGCTGGGCACCGCTTTCCTGGCCGGAGAAACTCGTCGCCCTCCAGCTCAAGACCACCTGGAGCGACTAGCTCACAGGCGCGCGCGGATCCCTTCCAGGAGCTCGCGCATCCGGGGCAGGCTCGCTCCTGCGGCTTCTCCCCGGCGCAACGGTTCGGCGACGATCGCCTCCCATTCGATGGGTCGGCCCGCCAGGAAATCCACCAGCATGGAGGGTCGGTAGGCCCCCATGCCTTCGGTCTGCTTCAGGTTGCGGCCCGGTGCGCGCGGATCCAGCTCCACCCCGCAGGCCCCTGCCGCCAGCAGCACTTCCTGCATCAGATCCTGCGCGAAGGCGCGAAGCGACGGATCGGAGACGATCCGATCGGTGGTGATCCCTCCCGCCCAGACGGACAATCCCGAAAAGGGCACGTTCCAGACGAGCTTTCCCCACTTGATGCCGGGTCCGTCGGAAAGCGCCTTGCAGGGAACCTCGGCCCCCTCGAACAACCCGGACATTTTCTGACAAAAGTCCATCGCCGCGTCGCGGCCTTCCTCGAAATACGGCCCCATCGAAAGCCCGCCCACCGCGTAATGGTGGACCACCCCCGGTTCGCCCCGCTCGGCGCAGATGAAGGCCGCTCCGGCGACGACCCGCGAATGCCCCACCACCCGGGCCAGCATTTCCTCGTGCCCCAGGCCGTTCATGAGGCAGACCACGAAGCCGTCCGGTGCCAGCACGGCGGGAAGAATGCGGGGGAACAGCTCGGCCTGGGCGGATTTGAACGCCACCACCACGGCGTCGCACGGTCCGATTTCCTCGGCCTTGCCGAATGCCTGCACCGGGCCTTGCCAAGATCCGTCAACGCTTTCGATGCGAAGACCGTTGGCGCGGACCGCCTCGAGTTCGGAATGGTACAGGAACCGCACATTGTGCCCGGCCTGGGCGAGCCTTCCGCCATAATACCCGCCCACCGCGCCCGCACCCAGGATGGCCACTTTCATTTGATGTTCTTCGCCTTGCTCGACCAGATGCCGAAACTGAGAAAGGCCGCCACGGTCAAGACCAACAGCGGAATGGGCTTCTGATCGCTGAGGAACTGGCGCAGGAGCTTCTCGCTCCAGAAGCTGAGGCTGGCGTAACCCACCGTGAACACCAGCACGTACAGCGTGGTGCGAAAGACGAAATGCCAGCTGCCGGCGATCTTGGCCAAAAAAGCGTTGACTGGTTTGGAGAGGATCACCACCAGGCTGGTGGCCATGGCGAACGAGATCGTGCCCACGTGCTGTCGGGCAAGATGGGCGACCGTGTCGATCCGCAACGCATGAATCCAGTCCATCATCGATCCTCGGTGGGGGGAGTGATGGATCGCCGGGAAGTCCGACGAAGTCCTGATGCACCGATCAAACCCACTTCGACGGGAAAAATAACCGCCGATCGATCGTTCCAAACCCGAGGTTGTTGCGAAATCGCCTGTCGCGGACCTACCTTAAACACCAGCGATGTCTGGAAATTCCTCCGAATCACGACTGAGCGCTTCGGGATCGTTGCGCATCGACCTCTCGCCGGATGCGGAACCATCCTCGAAATGGCTCCTGTCACGGATGACCGAGATCGCCCTGGTGGCGATGGTTCTCTTCACCGCCCAAGCCATCTATGCCGGCTCGGGAGTATGGTCTCGACTGCTCAATGCCATGGTCCTGGTGTTCTTCGGAATTCTCCGCTACTGTGTTGGGCGAAATTGGAAACACATCGAACATTGGTTCCTGGGCGCTTTTCTGATGGCCTTCGCCTTGTTCGACGACGGTTTCCAAGGCGTGGACAACACCTGGGTGCTCCACATCCCGTTTGCGCTCGCCATCCGCATGTTGATCTCCTCCCGCAAGATGCAGGCGGTCTGGTACTGTCTTGAGCTGATCGTGCTGGTCCTGGTCAACAATACGGATCTGACGCCTCACTTGGATCGGCAATCGGTCACTGCTGCCTTTCCGTGGCACTACCAAGTCAATCTCCTCACGGGAATCCTGGCCAGCTTGTTCATGCTCGGGTACTACCAGAAGGCCAACGCGCGCGCCTTGGCCCAAGCCTTGGCGGACCGCAAAGCAGCAGAGGCCGCCGCCCGCTCACGCGGGGAATTCCTCTCGCACATGAGCCACGAACTGCGCACACCGCTCAATGCCATGCAAGGGTTCGCGGAATTGGCCTTGCAAGATTCCCGGCTCCCGGAAGAATTGCGCGAAAACATGAGCGCCATCCGGCTGTCGGCGGATCACCTCACCCATCTGGTCAACGATATCCTCGACTTGGCCAAACTGGAAAGCGGTTCGCTGTCCTTGCAACGGGAAGGCTTCAATCCGCTGGCCTGCCTGGAAGAAGTCCACGCCTTGCTGCTCCCCCAAGCGACCGCCAAGGGTCTGCGACTGGTGCTCGATGCTCCCTCCTTCCCCCGCATCCTGGGAGACCGCACGCGCTGCAAACAAATCCTGATCAACCTGGTCAGCAACGCCATCAAGTACACGGATACCGGGGTGGTGGACATCCAGGCGGCTTGGTCCAAGTCGGAAAACAACGTGGATTTGACCGTTTCCGTGCGCGATACCGGCCCTGGCATCAGCCAGCAGGAGCAAACGATGGTGTTCGAGCGTTTCCATCGCTCCAGTCCGAACCATGGATCCTCCGGAACCGGCCTCGGGCTGACCATCTCCCGGCAGCTCGCCAGGGCGATGGGCGGCAACCTCACCTTGGAAAGCAAACCCGGCGAAGGATCGACTTTCACGCTTCGTCTCAGCAGCCTCCTTGCGGGGCCGGACTCGGGAGACCAGACGCGTGTCATGAAAACGTCCGCGCTCTCGCTGGCAGGTCTGCGCATCCTGTTGGCCGAAGACAACCGCACCAACATCCGGTTGGCCAGCCAAGTCCTCCAGAAGCTGGACGCGACCTTCGACGTGGCGATCGATGGCGGCCAAGCGCTGGATCTGCTGGGTCGATTCCGATACGACCTGGTCCTGCTGGACATCCACATGCCCGTGATGGACGGATTCGAGGTGGCCCGCGCCATCCGAAACCCCAATAGCGCGGTGATCCGACACGACACCCCCATCCTCGCCCTGACGGCCGATGCTTTCGAAGAAACGCGCCGGAAGACCATGGATTCCGGCATGGACGACATCCTGACCAAGCCGTTTCGCATTTCCGAACTGTCGGATCGCATCCTCCGACTCGTCGGCCGCATGGCCGGCACGCCTCTCGCCCCTTGACCCGCGCGCATCCGAGTCGTTTCGCGATCCTGGCGGCGGGAGCTTTGCTGGCTTGCTGCGGGAGCGAACGCGGCGATAGACAAATACCGTCACACACAGATTCCGTCCACACGGATCTCGCCCGTCTGGGGCGCATCCTTCGTTGGGATTCCCTGTCTCCGCGATCGGCCAGCTACCGGATCGTCGTTTTCGGCTCGGGATCCGACCGCGTGCCCGGCCCCACGGATTGGAGCCTCGAAGCGATCCTCCGCTACGATTCCGCCGCCTTCGTGAAAGTGGAGCGTTTCCTGAAAAGGGACTCTCTGTCGGATTCTGTCAAGACCGCCGCGGTTGTCTGGGACTGGCTGGATCCCTCCGATCGGAAACCTCTCGCAAAAGCCCCCAGCCTGCACACGCTGGAAAACAGGCTCTTCCCCATCGAGGGATGCCCCTTCGGCAAGATGCAGATCGCCCCGTCCAACACCCTGCTGTTGTGGTGCCACACCCGCTAGGCGTCATCCGAAAACGGGAAACCCCTTGGCCGCGAGAGCCGAACAGACGGGACACGCCTGGGGCTCATGCCCACGAGCGGGACAGTCCCTGCGGGCGAAATGGATGATCTGCAGGTGGAGCCGATTCCAACGCCGCGAGGGAAACAGCGCCTTGAGATCGGCCTCGGTCTTTTCCACGGTAGAACCGTCTGAAAGCCCCCACCGCCGGGCACAGCGATGGATGTGCGTGTCCACCGCCAAGGCGGGTTTGCCGAACACCTGGGACATCACCACCGAAGCGGTCTTGTGTCCCACCCCGGGTAGGGCTTCGAGCTCGGGAAAGGTGGACGGAACCTGTCCCCCGTGCCGATCCACCAAAAGCCGCGAGAGTCCCTGGATGGCCTGGCTTTTGGCCGGCGAAAGGCCGCAAGGAC
This DNA window, taken from Fibrobacterota bacterium, encodes the following:
- a CDS encoding pyruvate, phosphate dikinase; its protein translation is MANKYVYFFGANASEGNGTQKNLLGGKGANLAEMARRGFNVPPGFTISTEVCVEYYENGKKFPKEVQPQIDAAVTKLEKALGKKFGDKKFPLLVAVRSGARESMPGMMDTILNLGLNDETVEALKAATGNGRFAYDCYRRFVQMYGDVVMGVQKKHENEEDPFEAILHAAKHAAHVEFDNEMTEEQIKGVIASYKAMVKKATGKNFPTDPREQMQGAIEAVFKSWMNERAIIYRNKYNIPAAWGTAVNVQAMVFGNMGENSATGVAFTRDPATGENIFYGEYLVNAQGEDVVAGVRTPLKIADMAKDPNWAPSYKELEAVRKKLEKEFGDVQDIEFTIENKRLFMLQTRNAKRTALAYVKIAHDMVKEGLMSPERAVESGDPEALNQLLQPIFDTAAFKAAQTNGALMTVGLPAGPGAASGVLVFSAVKAEEVAATGKNVVLARIETSPEDLRGMIASQGILTARGGVSSHAALVARQMGKVCVAGAGEVEIDYEKGTLTVGSKTLKEGESISINGSTGEVFSGLIKTSPSELLQVLVTKTLDPKNSKLFQYYDFVMKLSDKYRKLGIRTNADQPDQATVAVSFGAEGVGLCRTEHMFFDGDRIDSVREMILFAEEHAKYKELVSEATDEDRIKALAVEYKDAIAHFTGALEKLLPIQQKDFEGLFEAMAGKPVTVRYLDPPLHEFLPASKEQKLDLAKKLGVSLERIEALGHSLHESNPMLGHRGCRLGIVYPEISEMQSRAIFRAALAVAKKTGKKVVPEIMIPLVGFDKELELQLAIVHRVAAEEFKAAKTKLSYMVGTMIEIPRAALTASEIAKHAQFFSFGTNDLTQTTLGMSRDDSGKFLPFYNKIEITKANPFATIDQAGVGRLMKLAIEGGRETRPEIKLGICGEHGGEPSSVKFCHDIGLAYVSCSPYRVPVARLAAGQAGLAEQKKAKAAAAAVKAPVAKKAPAKAAKPAAKKVAAKAPAKAVKVVAKPAAKKVAAKAPVKAAPAKKAAPKAKPVAKKAVKKAGKKK
- a CDS encoding type II toxin-antitoxin system Phd/YefM family antitoxin; this translates as MILHASEDIAPISQVKAQFAEMLDRSRENHRPTIVTQNGRATGVLMSIEDWESQQRKIQLLKLLAEGEESIRTGGILSLAEIRNRLGNKADAP
- a CDS encoding type II toxin-antitoxin system RelE/ParE family toxin → MPHRVVFSPKAWEDLSAILEYLQTQSPAAASRFAREIPVALERLESFPESGRIIPEFLDEGIRRWREILFENLRILYRIDGSEIVVVRVVDARMLLNFQID
- a CDS encoding fused MFS/spermidine synthase — encoded protein: MPTVFVFFAVSGLAGLIYESIWASYLKLLVGHATYGQVLSMCVFMGGLALGSHISGKMVDRLRRPWLAYGIVELCVGLGALLYHPIFELASGWLWGSGVLEGQGETLARTIVASVGILLTMPLAVLLGATFPLVAAGLLRRIPDQGHQGLGGLYFANSLGGAMGCLLNSFVLVPRLGLQGGLQFAAVLNFTIAAYFLLLSPRDPGPVSIEPAPTTKRETGPGLGIVATVAFFTGFSSFLYEIGWIRMLALQLGSSTHSFDIMLAAFLSGLALGGWWIRKRLDRPEPRRRLAVMQLAMAACAASSLLGYQVFFLARNEMNLVLRATEEAFPFAQLFKFASAFLMMGPAAFFAGTTLPLLTSWHIRETGREEGLGKVWAWNTLGSLLGALGGSLVLMPLVGLKWVLVIGAVLDAGLGLWLLRGSQRRIKEAVAVFAAAAILLGAAWIPLKSDVMTRGSFRAHIGQRRILEPQVVHRMDGSAMTVSVHLRPNGYAILRNNGKPDASLSLVGKPGAGDNLTQGTLAWTPMSTRKRPYRAVLIGLGSGMTAHYLLGDPYLVSLDVVEIEPAVFTMSRYFEARNGRIFTDPRMRFWAEDARTFFATHGGTWDLVVSEPSNPWVSGVSSLFTKEFYRDLKRHLAPDGALAQWLQSYEFRDELFLSILSAMRTSFPKVALHPIPGTSADILLLAGDHLPVPDSTRLSVGTPFSDLSAENLTPGEVASAPAVTPRMIDLLVKDVVANSDYQPIVDAQAEDAFYQKSRVTLPGLLAPRRAGWFLAMDPVGWDTLNGWWDERWYRMTDSVNRGVFRAVARAHAQSGEPVTSRELRMLDSLVPFPAWAAWSLRETAISDLEAAVWNSLDLPENDRLRMSLRFSLLAGNHDSAEAIARRMIPAVRADTRLFPEVFSVLWRAGDRPAFSAMLADTACWAPLSWPEKLVALQLKTTWSD
- a CDS encoding 2-dehydropantoate 2-reductase; this translates as MKVAILGAGAVGGYYGGRLAQAGHNVRFLYHSELEAVRANGLRIESVDGSWQGPVQAFGKAEEIGPCDAVVVAFKSAQAELFPRILPAVLAPDGFVVCLMNGLGHEEMLARVVGHSRVVAGAAFICAERGEPGVVHHYAVGGLSMGPYFEEGRDAAMDFCQKMSGLFEGAEVPCKALSDGPGIKWGKLVWNVPFSGLSVWAGGITTDRIVSDPSLRAFAQDLMQEVLLAAGACGVELDPRAPGRNLKQTEGMGAYRPSMLVDFLAGRPIEWEAIVAEPLRRGEAAGASLPRMRELLEGIRARL
- a CDS encoding DUF3392 family protein; the encoded protein is MMDWIHALRIDTVAHLARQHVGTISFAMATSLVVILSKPVNAFLAKIAGSWHFVFRTTLYVLVFTVGYASLSFWSEKLLRQFLSDQKPIPLLVLTVAAFLSFGIWSSKAKNIK
- a CDS encoding response regulator, producing the protein MTEIALVAMVLFTAQAIYAGSGVWSRLLNAMVLVFFGILRYCVGRNWKHIEHWFLGAFLMAFALFDDGFQGVDNTWVLHIPFALAIRMLISSRKMQAVWYCLELIVLVLVNNTDLTPHLDRQSVTAAFPWHYQVNLLTGILASLFMLGYYQKANARALAQALADRKAAEAAARSRGEFLSHMSHELRTPLNAMQGFAELALQDSRLPEELRENMSAIRLSADHLTHLVNDILDLAKLESGSLSLQREGFNPLACLEEVHALLLPQATAKGLRLVLDAPSFPRILGDRTRCKQILINLVSNAIKYTDTGVVDIQAAWSKSENNVDLTVSVRDTGPGISQQEQTMVFERFHRSSPNHGSSGTGLGLTISRQLARAMGGNLTLESKPGEGSTFTLRLSSLLAGPDSGDQTRVMKTSALSLAGLRILLAEDNRTNIRLASQVLQKLDATFDVAIDGGQALDLLGRFRYDLVLLDIHMPVMDGFEVARAIRNPNSAVIRHDTPILALTADAFEETRRKTMDSGMDDILTKPFRISELSDRILRLVGRMAGTPLAP
- a CDS encoding endonuclease III — its product is MEIHSTDHRKRAAKLVGRVLDREFPDPPVPLDHTDGFTLLVAVVLSAQCTDVRVNQVTPVLFSHLGDTPELLAQASVEDIREIIRPCGLSPAKSQAIQGLSRLLVDRHGGQVPSTFPELEALPGVGHKTASVVMSQVFGKPALAVDTHIHRCARRWGLSDGSTVEKTEADLKALFPSRRWNRLHLQIIHFARRDCPARGHEPQACPVCSALAAKGFPVFG